Genomic DNA from Pygocentrus nattereri isolate fPygNat1 chromosome 11, fPygNat1.pri, whole genome shotgun sequence:
GGCCTTAGTGAGGGGTCAGTTGTCTGATTTGTCTGATCTATTGCACACCATATGAAAGCTAGGAAGAAAGAAAGTTAGACAGATGTATTCAGGTTATTAATAAATTAGCTGTTTTAAACTTATATCTCATGAATTATATGACTTGCAAtattaagtatttatttagttgCATAAAATCAGTTCATACAGAGTAGGAGAGAATTCtcttgttttgaaatattaaagagttgtttattataataatcTTTATAATAATCTTAATTTCCTTAATGCTTAATAAATTATTGTCCACTGGTTAACGTGTACTtttaacatattaataattattatacgGATATTAATACAATTCAAAAGTAACTCAGAGTTGTTTAACCTTTGAAACTAAGGcaaatgaaaatgcagctgCTTTTGTGCTTCAACAAgtagaaatgaaaaaagaggACAATCCCGCTTAATATAGTGTCTGTAAAactgtagttacacattaacaacacatgTAGTAGCTATGTTAATACCTATGGTGTAATCACTGCTACAGTAGCACAGCTTATGTCAATAAGCCTTGCTGCTATTTTCTCTTATGTAAGAGATTATTCTCTTCTCTTAGGTAATTATCAACATTGTAAAATACATGTGTTGTAATATACTACTCCAAATCAAACTGCATTACCAATCTGTACTTTCACTGAACATACATCACAACAACAATCACATAGCAACAGTTTCCTTCTTTGAAGGTGTAACTTTCAAAAAGTTCCTGTGGAATATTTGTGACATGGAAACCTAATCAACTCACATAAACTAATATCAATTTCACAGCACCTACATAAAGAagagtcatttaaaagtcaaatgAACAGCTGTTGCTGTGAAAATATCATCACACTGCAGAATGGTTTAAAGCCAGAACTGACCATGTCATGACATAAGCTACTATAGCAAGCTACATGTAGGGAAAGAAGGATACCTCAGATACAGAGTAAGAACTCTCataatgtaatgtgtaattacacacctCTTGTTACAACTATAAAAGTTTTGTTGGAAAAACTGCAGCTCACCTTATAGATAAAATAAGCTGTTACAACTATCAAGATACACCTGTGTATTTACATGAGCTGTACTGCTCTAATCCATCTGTAATTGTGAACATATCACCAGTAGTTGTTACAATGTTGTTACAAAGTTTTGTTAATTTAtaactacatagttattacTATAAtcttcttattctctctctctctctctctctctctctctctctctctctgctacatCAGTGTCTCTCACTGGCATGGTGTTGCATGCTCAGGGGACATACATGTAAATGGTCTGTGAGCTCAGTGTAAGATAGTGAagtgtctttatctctctcagaGCTGCACTCTAGCTCTGTGTGTAAAGCGGCTGTGAAGCAGAGGCGACCGAGtgtgaaataaaagaatgtAAATGAGAATGTGGCTCTAAACCCACTAAAGAGGCAGCTGGATTGGTCTATTACGCTGCACCATCACCTGCTTCACctgcaaactgctccatctTGTTAGCGGGATAAACCACTGTGTGCCCTTGTGCAcatatatgtgcgtgtgtgtgtgtgtgtgtgtgtgtgtgtgtgcgtgtgtgcatgtgtgtgtgtgtgtgtgtgtgtgtgtgtgtgtgcgtgcatgttcACCTCCAAACTGCTTCTTCCAGTTGCAGGGGATTTTGCAACGCTGTGTTTTAATGGTCTGTTTGCAGTCAGTGCCGGTACGAGTGCCCTCTCTGGTGCCCAGGCCACAGTCGCCCTCGTTCGCCACACACACGCTCCACTGCCACTCCCCACAGTCTGATTTACGCTCCTTCTTACCTGTGAGaccacacacatgtatacaaaaagttgtatgcaaaagttttgttgattttctaagtgaaaatgagtttacacttcctctacagagaacaaacttctgtacattttaatgtctAATTCCTGtttatatgctgaatttaaAGCTGTGCTATGTATGATTTGTaattcctgtttatttgctgaatttaaagctgcattatgtaTGATTTGGGGATTTcaaaatgtgtatttacataaattgtgtggaagaacattttgacGGTGAGTGAAGGACGTGTCTATGAATTATCTATTAatatcatcatatcttcatcagtgtaatgttgattttgcatttgaaatcgaaacatcaagccagacctTATTCTTGAGTCTTGTGTGTGTGACAgtaatatgtaaagatgtatgacatatccacaaacacacacacacacacacacacacaccatatttttgtgtgttttttccctttttcccgCTTTGGTTTATCAGCTTTTATTCTGGACAACTTTGGCATTAAAGATCTTAACTCAAGCCTCTGCTGCGAGCATCTGGTTTCATCTGCCACCGTTACACACATTAATAATGCAATTTTAACAAATTCTAAATAGTGTCGTTTTAACATGTTGGGGGGGAAACACCTAAAAtgttgcctgtgcaaaagttatggcacagttAATGTTagattttttccaatatgttacattgcagaaaaaaatatgttaagCTGTGTcccctgtaaaggatgtgttcacttattgtcacttagaaactcaacaaaaaaagtaatttgaccaggggcattTAAACTTTTCCGTACAACTGTACAGgcacataaatacaaaaaaaaacaatttcacaCCTCCGCCTGTTCGAGGACCTTTATTCTGAAAGAATGTTTCTGGAAAACATCTGGGAAACATGTACACTGCCTGTCAACACTTTGAGGACAAAGCAGTAAACTACTGGGAAATGGGAGAATTTAAGTCAAGAACATGAAGAGAATGCTGATTTTTCAATGGTAATGTTCTAACCTGCGTAATTTATCTGTATTTTGTAATATTCATTTTgatgctgtttgttttctaagcttttgaactgtgtctCACCTAAGCCTGCTACCCCTCCATCCCTTCCCCTTGTAGTGAAAAGCAATACAGCGCTGACCACAAAAAAGCTATGGGGacacataaaaacatgtttagctttttaaaaacatctttgaaccaatacatttaaaataatgtgcTTTTGGTACATGCaatattttgccaaaagtattcactcatctgccttcacacgcatatgaggTGACATCCcaatcttaatccatagggtttaatatgatgtcaacccaccctttgcagctataacagcttcaactcttctggcctttccacaaggtttaggactctgtgcaggccagtcaatttcttctacaccaaactcattcacccatgtctttatggaccttgctttgtgcactggtgcgcagtcatgttggaacaggacgGGGCGGTCCACAAACTGTTCCCGCAAAgatgggagcatgaaattgtccgaAATCTCTTGgactgctgaagcattaagagttcttttcactggaactaaggggccgagcccaaatcctgaaaaacagccccacaccatgatcccccctccaccaaactttacacttggcataatgACAAGCACCGTTCTCcaggcaaccaccaaacccagactcatccattgaattggcagacggagaagcgtgattcgtcgcTCCAGAGAGcacgtctccactgttctagagtccattggtggtgctttacaccactgcatgtgatgctttgcattgtgtttgatgatgtaaggcttggatgcctctggccatggaaactcattctatgaagctctctacgctgttcttaagctgatctgaaggccacatgaagtttggaggctgtagtgattgactgtctgcgcactatgcgcctcagcatccgctgaccccgctctgtcattttacgtggctgaccacttcatgagtgagttgctgtcattcccaatcatttccactttgttataatcccactgaaagttgactgtggaatatttactagtgaggaaatttcacgactggacttgttgcacaggtggcgtccgatcacggtaccacgttggaattcactgagctcctgagtgcgacccattctttcactaatgtctgtagaagcagtctgcaggcctagctccttggttttatatacctgtgtccaaggaagtgattggaacacctgaattcaatgatttggatgtgtgagtcaatacttttggcaatatagtgtacataacTGATTCAGAGCCATGGAACCTTAATGAGAACCTTCATTCTCACAGCAGAATTCATGTGTCCACTGCAACCTTGAGTGCTAACATGGTAGCAGAACCTAAGCTAGCAACAGTAAATGCTACAACAACAATTTATCCTTTATCACCATCTTGCTCTCATACTGAATAGTTAAGAGCTCTTTAAAGCCAATTATCTTCACAAACACAGCATGTTGTGCTAGTTAGTTCATTGTTCATGACACAGTGATACAGAGTCAGATGTGTGCATGCAGATTATGAACAAGTCAGACATGGAAATCAATAATAAGACTTGAAATATGAACATAGCCTAAGAGTTTAAGTCACTCTGGACaagatgtaaatgaaaaaaatttgaATGAACATGAATCTGAGTGATGCAGACTATAATTAAAGTTTTAAATAGGTAACAATGCCTAACAGTGAGAAAATTAAAGTTTCttatacagtgtatatacaccaatcagccattaaacattaaaaccacctctttgtttctacactctgtTCATTTCATCAGCACAGACAAATATAGAAACAAGTAGGTGGTTTCAATGTtgtggctggtcagtgtgttTCTGTTCTATGTAGACCATTCAGATGAACACTCTTAGTATCTTGTATCACAGAATGGAGAGAAGAACAGATTAGTAGGCCTGAATAACACTTACAGTCAGTCACATTTCTCTCACCTTGCTTTTCCGCCTTCCCGCCTTCTGCCAGCATCACCGTGACGACCAACAGGCCCAGAACAGCCACACACACCCACTGCTGCTGCATGCTGGGACAGAGCACAGACGTCACCACAGGTGTTGTTTAGAAACCCATTAATTTACATGCACCGATTCTTCGGGGTTCATTCTAACAAGCTCAAGCTAACCACCCTATAAATATGAGTAGCACTGTGTAAATAGCACAGAAAGATGTGAAATTAGAATATGgcagtttgttcattttaaactgtaatttgAACATTGATTAGTCTACTGTTTGGGTCCCTCTACAATAGACATATCGtcgctgtcggaagaaaaccttgtatcaccatttttggcatttttcagtttttgacatatgttgaaagtatctgttactctttacattggttgtaaattttgtgatgagagGCCTAAaggaaattacccaaaatgacatgggaaaaattctggttccattgacttacattgaaaatgaagtatgttttttccttctcctgtaaagttactattttggagatacatttGTTCTGCTCATGCAAACGCCTGTCTACAATCACATCCtttaaaataaagatgccaaaaagaACCATAATGATTAGCTTATTAAAGAACCGCTTTACAGTGTAaacataaagtttaaaaaagtcTTTACAAAATGTTGAGGCTCCTTATCAGTTAATGCTTTTCATTAGAGCCACATgtcaaagaacctttaaagaattTTAAAGGCACTCTGAAAAATTGCTACagctgttgtaaacatgctgacTTGCATGTTACAGTGGGTCCACAGCAGTCGTTCAACTGAGATTTCTGGTTTAAGGAGCGGGAATGTCTTCTTCAGATGATATGTTGTGAAGGTGTGgggaatttttgaaaaactacaactgctttgaatttttttttcactcgCTGGTGAATGTAGAAGGAAGTCAGGCAGCTCACACTACTTTTAGAAAACTGAATGTTGTATTGCAACAGTGGCTTATTTCTTAATATAGCAACTGTTTTGAAATCATCATAACAATGGAGAGAACGGATTACTCAAGCAAGAATGAGGCTTGACATATGAAGAGGAAAACTGCTAGAAAAACAGTTAGAAAGTGCGTAAGGTAGGTACTTCGCTATCAAGATATAtttacctcagtttggcttcttttctctgacAAAAATTGTCTCTGGAGTCATATTTTTACTAAATAAACATTGTATTTGACAAACAAGGTAAAAATGACACTATTGTTAGTTTGGTAGTATTTATTAGCTAATAAAATAGTTGCTAGCAGTCAAGATTGTTTGataccacagggattcccaatgcGTGTATGATATATGTACATTGACAGGACAgttatgaacaaaaacatgaaaattataTAACATGCTAAATTCTGTCAAACAGATGAGGCAGGAAGATACAAATAAAAGAATACTACATTAAAGAACAccacataacatgacaaataacatattaaaccctaaaTTTAGGCCACAACAATGCTTCAAAAGTGCAGCTCATCACTACATCATGTGGCCATATATCTGAAGAACAAAACCCTGTGTGTAGCTTTTCTTATtggacagtaagagagagaaaaaaatcaaatgactAAAGAAGCCAAGATGTTGAAGCACAGGTGAACAATGCATATTTGAAAGTTTGGAGCTCTGAAAGGACAAAACTGCAAGAATATGCTGTGCTCCAAGTGAATGCTTTGGCTGGGTGTGAGGCATTAGCATGACTTTGAGCAGGCAGCTAGAGTTCAGAGAGTGGAGGCACACAATAGACAGCGGAGCTAGAACAGGCTGACCACTCTCAGCCTGTCCGTCTCTCACTCAGCCTTTAGATCCCACTGGCACCACAATGCTCAACCTTTTAAACTGCTTTTAATCAAAGTTTCTGTCCATTCTAGCTCCACTCAattgctttttccttctctttacTTTAGAaatgctctctatctctctctctctctccatctcactccTGTTATTCTAAAGCAGTAGAAAGGCACTCAGACCGCTCTAAGGAGAAATGAGCGTGAGGAGTTGGTAATTATGGAGCGTCTGAAGCCCAAGTGCTTCACTGTGCTTAAATTACTGCAAAAGGTACAGCCTACCGGCGACATTATCTCCATTCCTCAGTTTCAATTAATCATGAGTCTgccctccctccttcctttctctcgctctccctccatccctgtCGCTCTCCCTCCCCAAACCTTCTCTTTCCGCTTTATATTTTTAGCTCTCTGGTTTCTCTGGCTGTACGTGATTGTTGCTGTTCCCATCGTCTATTCATTACTGAAGCAGAGCAGACTGTATGGAAAATGCTCGTTTAAAAAGACTATACTCCCATTAATGATCCCCTTCATTAATATCACCAACTGTTTCTTTCTGTAGCACTCTTCATGTCTGCACTCATTAGGCTGGGGAGAAGTCCAGCCTGAGCCCTCTGTGCTGTATGTTGCTCAGAGAATTTGGCTTTGTATACACAAACTGATACATACATTacacatagatacacacacacatatatatgtat
This window encodes:
- the ptn gene encoding pleiotrophin, with product MQQQWVCVAVLGLLVVTVMLAEGGKAEKQGKKERKSDCGEWQWSVCVANEGDCGLGTREGTRTGTDCKQTIKTQRCKIPCNWKKQFGGECKYDFQAWGECDVATGMKNRTGVLKRALMDANCPNTVSATKPCGKTKTKLQDSRKPKRDGKKKEQAPSE